A segment of the Candidatus Eisenbacteria bacterium genome:
GATGGGGATCGGGACGGCGGTCGGCGGCTGGCGGATCATCCACACGCTCGGGACGCGGGTGACGAGGCTGGAGCCCGTCCAGGGATTCGCTGCCGAGACCGGGGCCGCCTCCGTGATCGAGTTCGCCTCCAGGGTGGGGATACCGCTCTCGACCACGCACACGATCTCAACGGCGATCATGGGAGTCGGGTCCGCGCGGCGGCTCTCCGCGGTTCGCTGGGGAGTGGCCGGGGAGATCGCCACCGCGTGGGTCCTGACCTTCCCGATCTGCGGCGTGCTGGGTTTCCTGTCCGCGAAGCTCTTTCAACTGGTGGGTCTCCGCTGAGGGGGATAATGGGATGCGACTGAGCCTG
Coding sequences within it:
- a CDS encoding inorganic phosphate transporter, which translates into the protein MGIGTAVGGWRIIHTLGTRVTRLEPVQGFAAETGAASVIEFASRVGIPLSTTHTISTAIMGVGSARRLSAVRWGVAGEIATAWVLTFPICGVLGFLSAKLFQLVGLR